One genomic region from Conexibacter woesei DSM 14684 encodes:
- a CDS encoding glutamate synthase subunit beta — protein MGELGGFLRIQRVGFDKRDPEQRVNDYEQYFTLQSDEELKRQGARCMDCGIPFCHEGCPLGNLIPDWNDLVFRDRWQDAIVQLHATNNFPEFTGRICPAPCESACVLAVNDDPVTIEQIELSIVERAYEEGWIVPEPPDRRTGKTVGVVGSGPAGLAVAAELNKSGHFVTVYERDEGPGGLMRFGVPDAKLPKSVIDRRVSILQAEGVRFEYGVDVGRDVTAEQLRERHDALVVAIGSRVPRDVETPGRELTGIHPAMDYLYQRNRWVAAQEGRASRAPEPGTEIVAKDKNVVVIGGGDTGMDCISNANREGATSARILDVYQELPPGGRDERTPWPLPPKRTETTYALEEGGERRWGTEVYGFSGEDGRVTHVHARKVVGTSSRDLQVVPGSEYTLPADLVLIAIGFTHAEHEGLVEQLALELDPRGNVKTMKTYRTSTDGIYACGDARIGQSLVVTAIAEGRKCARIVNRDLGGSPMDADREKLAIGAWDGEVDHTLRHEADVAGNVRLGDDFFSGPGGPI, from the coding sequence ATGGGTGAGCTTGGCGGTTTCCTGAGAATTCAACGTGTCGGCTTCGACAAGCGCGACCCGGAGCAGCGGGTCAACGACTACGAGCAGTACTTCACGCTCCAGTCCGACGAGGAGCTGAAGAGACAGGGCGCGCGCTGCATGGACTGCGGCATCCCGTTCTGCCACGAGGGCTGCCCGCTCGGCAACCTGATCCCGGACTGGAACGACCTCGTCTTCCGCGACCGCTGGCAGGACGCGATCGTCCAGCTGCACGCGACGAACAACTTCCCCGAGTTCACCGGCCGGATCTGCCCGGCGCCGTGCGAGTCGGCGTGCGTGCTGGCGGTCAACGACGACCCCGTCACGATCGAGCAGATCGAGCTGTCGATCGTCGAGCGCGCCTACGAGGAGGGCTGGATCGTCCCCGAGCCGCCCGACCGCCGCACGGGCAAGACGGTCGGCGTCGTCGGCTCCGGCCCCGCCGGCCTCGCGGTCGCCGCGGAGCTGAACAAGTCCGGTCACTTCGTCACCGTCTACGAGCGCGACGAGGGCCCCGGCGGCCTGATGCGCTTCGGCGTGCCGGACGCGAAGCTGCCGAAGTCGGTGATCGACCGGCGCGTGTCGATCCTCCAGGCGGAGGGCGTCAGATTCGAGTACGGCGTCGACGTCGGGCGCGACGTGACCGCCGAGCAGCTGCGCGAGCGTCATGACGCGCTCGTCGTCGCGATCGGCTCGCGCGTCCCGCGTGACGTCGAGACGCCCGGACGCGAGCTCACCGGCATCCACCCGGCGATGGACTACCTCTACCAGCGCAACCGCTGGGTCGCCGCGCAGGAGGGCCGCGCGTCGCGTGCGCCGGAGCCCGGCACCGAGATCGTCGCGAAGGACAAGAACGTCGTCGTGATCGGCGGCGGCGACACCGGGATGGACTGCATCTCGAACGCGAACCGCGAGGGTGCGACGAGCGCACGGATCCTCGACGTCTACCAGGAGCTGCCGCCGGGCGGGCGTGACGAGCGCACGCCGTGGCCGCTGCCGCCGAAGCGGACCGAGACGACGTACGCGCTGGAGGAGGGCGGCGAGCGCCGCTGGGGCACCGAGGTCTACGGCTTCTCGGGCGAGGACGGGCGCGTCACCCACGTGCACGCGCGCAAGGTCGTCGGCACCTCCTCGCGCGACCTGCAGGTCGTGCCCGGCAGCGAGTACACGCTGCCCGCGGACCTCGTCCTGATCGCGATCGGCTTCACACATGCCGAGCACGAGGGGCTCGTCGAGCAGCTCGCGCTGGAGCTGGACCCGCGCGGCAACGTCAAGACGATGAAGACGTACCGCACCTCGACCGACGGCATCTACGCGTGCGGCGATGCGCGCATCGGCCAGTCGCTCGTCGTGACGGCGATCGCGGAGGGCCGCAAGTGCGCCCGGATCGTCAACCGCGACCTCGGCGGCAGCCCGATGGACGCCGACCGCGAGAAGCTCGCGATCGGCGCATGGGACGGCGAAGTCGACCACACGCTGCGCCACGAGGCCGACGTCGCCGGCAACGTGCGGCTCGGCGACGACTTCTTCAGCGGGCCCGGCGGACCGATCTGA
- a CDS encoding lysylphosphatidylglycerol synthase domain-containing protein: protein MTLVTASLGSDVSRFFDSVGEFFSNLAGLNWLALLLALLFYFAYLTLRSRALFNAVQAAYPAEHIRWRDIWGAYVSGVGINQVFPLGGGTIVQYFLTRISIPNSSYPAIIAALWTGLVFDYAVNILILLFAFTQGVFPKPPDFSKLPAFDLAFFASHPRFALFFLTALGIGVLVAFALLSARVKAFWARVRQGFTILTDRRRYLREMVTWQAGAWVARFFTYWFLLEAFHIGGGVRNALLVLGVQVVAMLMPFTPGGAGVQQALLLTVFAGAATGAEVAAFSVGQQIALAAGAAAMAFGALAMIFRFRSFKEVIRAGKEHRQQGDVRPPPADAPA, encoded by the coding sequence ATGACCCTCGTCACGGCTTCGCTCGGCAGCGACGTCAGTCGCTTCTTCGACTCCGTCGGCGAGTTCTTCTCCAATCTCGCCGGACTCAATTGGCTCGCGCTGCTGCTGGCGCTGCTGTTCTACTTCGCGTACCTGACGCTGCGCTCGCGCGCGCTCTTCAACGCGGTGCAGGCGGCGTATCCGGCTGAGCACATCCGCTGGCGCGACATCTGGGGCGCGTACGTCTCCGGCGTCGGCATCAACCAGGTCTTCCCGCTCGGCGGCGGGACGATCGTGCAGTACTTCCTGACGCGCATCTCGATCCCGAACTCGAGCTACCCGGCGATCATCGCCGCGCTGTGGACGGGCCTGGTGTTCGACTACGCCGTCAACATCCTGATCCTGCTGTTCGCCTTCACGCAGGGCGTCTTCCCGAAGCCGCCGGACTTCTCCAAGCTGCCGGCGTTCGACCTCGCGTTCTTCGCCTCGCACCCGCGCTTCGCGCTGTTCTTCCTGACGGCGCTGGGGATCGGCGTGCTGGTCGCGTTCGCGCTGCTGTCGGCGAGAGTGAAGGCGTTCTGGGCGCGCGTCAGGCAGGGCTTCACGATATTGACCGACCGCAGACGCTATCTGCGCGAGATGGTCACCTGGCAGGCCGGCGCGTGGGTCGCGCGCTTCTTCACGTACTGGTTCCTGCTCGAGGCCTTCCACATCGGCGGCGGCGTCAGAAACGCGCTGCTGGTGCTCGGGGTCCAGGTCGTCGCGATGCTGATGCCGTTCACGCCGGGCGGTGCAGGCGTCCAGCAGGCGCTGCTGCTGACCGTCTTCGCCGGCGCCGCGACCGGTGCCGAGGTCGCGGCGTTCTCGGTCGGCCAGCAGATCGCGCTCGCGGCCGGCGCGGCGGCGATGGCGTTCGGCGCGCTCGCGATGATCTTCAGATTCCGCAGCTTCAAGGAGGTCATCAGAGCGGGCAAGGAGCACCGCCAGCAGGGCGATGTGCGACCGCCGCCCGCCGACGCTCCCGCTTGA
- the gltB gene encoding glutamate synthase large subunit, producing the protein MPSIKPPQAAGLYHPENEHDACGVAFVAKITGDADHGVVGRALYALENLEHRGAAGADPTTGDGAGILLQLPDAFFRAVAGVELPAAGRFGVGVLFMPTEDERHDRLVELIEQIVAGEGQRVLGWRDVPVDEEHVGVMAGEAAPRIRQVFVGAADELPGNLAFERKLYVIRRLIEKAAGPDLAIPSFSSRTVVYKGMLTAPQMSGYYPDLKDERMVTRLALVHSRFSTNTFPSWELAHPYRMLAHNGEINTLRGNVNWMRARESQLMSECFGDDLDKVMPVVREGGSDSATFDNVLELLVLDGRPITHAVMMMVPEAYRDRTDLPPAVRGFYDYHSCVMEPWDGPAVICFTDGTQVGATLDRNGLRPGRWVQTIDGYVVLASETGVIKAKPNEIVRKGRLQPGKVFLVDLEQGRIVEDDEVKAKVAGQRPYGEWYAERVVHLDDLPERAPRAPRVEPLRSKQLAFGYSQEDLRMTIAPMAVNGEEPAASMGNDASLAVLSDRQPPLFAYFKQLFAQVTNPPIDPIRESVVMSLATSVGAEVNLLDESPQHAHQLFMKQPILRNHELEKLRQVSHDIFHAATIDLTWPVEQGPDGMERRIQAICDEASTWVERGANILILSDRNLGAERVAIPSLLAVSAVHHHLVRAGTRLRCGLVIETGEPREIHHMATLIGYGAAAINPYLMFESLDELADHGRLPVDLDRETAEQRIVRAIGKGLLKTFSKMGISTIQSYCGAQIFEAVGLDPALIDRYFTGTSSRIGGVGIDVLAKEALERHFRAYPRTGRETLPVGGVLQWRRDGERHIWNPDTIALLQHAVRAENGTAGQTYDEFARAVNDEAARKASLRGLMKLREAPEPIPLDEVESAEEIVKRFSTGAMSLGAISRESHEALAIAMNRIGGRSNTGEGGEDPSRFMPDENGDERRSAIKQIASGRFGVTPHYLVNADQLQIKMAQGAKPGEGGQLPGHKVDDYIAWLRNSTPGVGLISPPPHHDIYSIEDLKQLIYDLRCSNPEATVSVKLVSEVGVGTVAAGVAKANADHIVVSGHDGGTGASPQSSIQSAGTPWEIGLAETQQTLLLNDLRSRVVVQADGQMKTGRDVVIAALLGADEVGFSTAPLIAMGCIMMRVCHLNTCPVGIATQNEQLRKRFQGTPDHVVKYLFFVAEETRQLMASLGVRTFEEMIGRTDLLEMDEAIEHWKARGVDLSAVFEMPEWDGGLRCQTRAQEPVLDDALDWELLRGAEPALARGERVELSATVRNVNRTVGGILSSQVAKRLGPDGLAEGTIEVALEGSAGQSFGAWLMPGITFTLTGETNDYTGKGLAGGVLTVRPAQDAAFDVEDSPIVGNTVLYGATGGRAFFRGLAGERFAVRNSGAHAVVEGVGDHGCEYMTGGRVVVLGATGRNFAAGMSGGVAYVYDEHSRFSGLCNTELVDLDPLDEHDEAELKDLVAEHAQRTGSQIAQRTLDDWDACASRFVKVMPRDYKRALAETAAREQTETGVAQHAPEPAEA; encoded by the coding sequence ATGCCCTCGATCAAGCCGCCACAGGCCGCTGGCCTCTACCACCCCGAAAATGAGCATGACGCCTGCGGTGTCGCGTTCGTTGCAAAGATCACGGGGGACGCCGACCACGGCGTCGTTGGTCGTGCGCTCTACGCGCTCGAGAACCTCGAGCATCGCGGCGCCGCCGGCGCTGACCCGACGACCGGCGACGGCGCCGGGATCCTGCTCCAGCTGCCGGACGCGTTCTTCCGCGCCGTCGCGGGGGTCGAGCTGCCCGCCGCCGGCCGCTTCGGCGTCGGCGTGCTGTTCATGCCGACCGAGGACGAGCGCCACGACCGCCTCGTCGAGCTGATCGAGCAGATCGTCGCGGGCGAGGGCCAGCGCGTCCTCGGCTGGCGCGACGTGCCGGTCGACGAAGAGCACGTCGGCGTGATGGCCGGCGAGGCCGCCCCGCGGATCCGCCAGGTGTTCGTCGGCGCCGCCGACGAGCTGCCCGGCAACCTCGCGTTCGAGCGCAAGCTGTACGTGATCCGCCGCCTGATCGAGAAGGCCGCCGGCCCCGATCTCGCGATCCCCAGCTTCTCCTCCCGCACTGTCGTCTACAAGGGCATGCTGACCGCGCCCCAGATGTCGGGCTACTACCCCGACCTCAAGGACGAGCGGATGGTCACGCGCCTGGCGCTCGTGCACTCGCGCTTCTCGACCAACACGTTCCCGAGCTGGGAGCTGGCGCACCCGTACCGGATGCTGGCGCACAACGGCGAGATCAACACGCTGCGCGGCAACGTCAACTGGATGCGGGCGCGCGAGTCGCAGCTGATGTCGGAGTGCTTCGGCGACGACCTCGACAAGGTCATGCCGGTCGTCCGCGAGGGCGGCTCGGACTCGGCGACGTTCGACAACGTGCTCGAGCTGCTCGTGCTCGACGGCCGGCCGATCACGCACGCCGTGATGATGATGGTGCCGGAGGCCTACCGCGACCGCACCGACCTGCCGCCGGCCGTGCGCGGCTTCTACGACTACCACTCGTGCGTGATGGAGCCGTGGGACGGCCCGGCCGTCATCTGCTTCACCGACGGAACCCAGGTCGGCGCCACGCTCGACCGCAACGGCCTGCGCCCCGGCCGCTGGGTTCAGACGATCGACGGCTACGTCGTGCTCGCGTCCGAGACGGGCGTGATCAAGGCGAAGCCGAACGAGATCGTCCGCAAGGGCCGTCTGCAGCCCGGCAAGGTCTTCCTCGTCGACCTCGAGCAGGGCCGCATCGTCGAGGACGACGAGGTCAAGGCGAAGGTCGCGGGCCAGCGCCCGTACGGCGAGTGGTACGCCGAGCGCGTCGTCCACCTCGACGATCTGCCCGAGCGCGCGCCGCGCGCGCCGCGCGTCGAGCCGCTGCGCTCCAAGCAGCTGGCGTTCGGCTATTCGCAGGAGGACCTGCGGATGACGATCGCGCCGATGGCGGTCAACGGCGAGGAGCCGGCCGCCTCGATGGGCAACGACGCCTCGCTCGCGGTCCTGTCCGATCGCCAGCCGCCGCTGTTCGCCTACTTCAAGCAGCTGTTCGCGCAGGTCACCAACCCGCCGATCGACCCGATCCGCGAGTCCGTCGTGATGTCGCTGGCGACGTCGGTCGGTGCCGAGGTCAACCTGCTCGACGAGTCGCCCCAGCACGCGCACCAGCTGTTCATGAAGCAGCCGATCCTGCGCAACCACGAGCTGGAGAAGCTGCGGCAGGTCTCGCACGACATATTCCACGCCGCGACGATCGACCTGACGTGGCCGGTCGAGCAGGGGCCGGACGGCATGGAGCGCCGGATCCAGGCGATCTGCGACGAGGCCTCGACGTGGGTCGAGCGCGGCGCGAACATCCTGATCCTGTCGGACCGCAACCTCGGCGCCGAGCGCGTCGCGATCCCGTCGCTGCTCGCGGTCTCGGCAGTCCACCACCACCTCGTGCGCGCCGGCACGCGCCTGCGCTGCGGGCTCGTGATCGAGACCGGCGAGCCGCGCGAGATCCACCACATGGCGACGCTGATCGGGTACGGAGCGGCGGCGATCAACCCGTACCTGATGTTCGAGTCGCTCGACGAGCTGGCCGACCACGGTCGCCTGCCCGTCGACCTCGACAGGGAGACGGCCGAGCAGCGGATCGTGAGAGCGATCGGCAAGGGCCTGTTGAAGACCTTCTCGAAGATGGGCATCTCGACGATCCAGTCGTACTGCGGCGCCCAGATCTTCGAGGCCGTCGGGCTCGACCCGGCGCTGATCGACCGCTACTTCACCGGCACCTCGTCGCGCATCGGCGGCGTCGGGATCGACGTGCTCGCGAAGGAGGCGCTGGAGCGTCACTTCCGCGCCTACCCGCGCACGGGCCGCGAGACGCTGCCCGTCGGCGGCGTGCTGCAGTGGCGCCGCGACGGCGAGCGCCACATCTGGAACCCGGACACGATCGCGCTGCTCCAGCATGCGGTGAGAGCCGAGAACGGCACCGCCGGCCAGACCTACGACGAGTTCGCGCGCGCGGTCAACGACGAGGCGGCCCGCAAGGCGTCGCTGCGCGGGCTGATGAAGCTGCGCGAGGCGCCCGAGCCGATCCCGCTCGACGAGGTCGAGTCTGCGGAGGAGATCGTCAAGCGCTTCTCGACCGGCGCGATGTCGCTCGGCGCGATCTCACGCGAGTCGCACGAGGCGCTCGCGATCGCGATGAACCGCATCGGCGGCAGATCGAACACCGGCGAGGGCGGCGAGGACCCGTCGCGCTTCATGCCGGACGAGAACGGCGACGAGCGCCGCTCGGCGATCAAGCAGATCGCCTCCGGCCGCTTCGGCGTGACGCCGCACTACCTCGTCAACGCGGACCAGCTGCAGATCAAGATGGCGCAGGGCGCCAAGCCCGGCGAGGGCGGTCAGCTGCCCGGCCACAAGGTCGACGACTACATCGCGTGGCTGCGCAACTCGACGCCCGGCGTCGGCCTGATCTCGCCGCCGCCGCACCACGACATCTACTCGATCGAGGACCTCAAGCAGCTGATCTACGATCTGCGCTGCTCGAACCCCGAGGCGACGGTCTCCGTCAAGCTCGTCTCCGAGGTCGGCGTCGGCACCGTCGCGGCCGGCGTCGCGAAGGCGAACGCCGACCACATCGTCGTCTCCGGCCACGACGGCGGCACCGGCGCCTCGCCGCAGTCGTCGATCCAGTCGGCCGGCACGCCGTGGGAGATCGGCCTCGCGGAGACGCAGCAGACGCTGCTGCTCAACGACCTGCGCTCGCGCGTCGTCGTGCAGGCGGATGGCCAGATGAAGACCGGCCGCGACGTCGTGATCGCCGCGCTGCTCGGCGCCGACGAGGTCGGCTTCTCGACCGCGCCGCTGATCGCGATGGGCTGCATCATGATGCGCGTCTGCCACCTGAACACGTGTCCGGTCGGCATCGCGACGCAGAACGAGCAGCTGCGCAAGCGCTTCCAAGGTACGCCCGACCACGTCGTCAAGTACCTCTTCTTCGTCGCCGAGGAGACGCGCCAGCTGATGGCGTCGCTCGGCGTGCGGACGTTCGAGGAGATGATCGGCCGCACCGACCTGCTGGAGATGGACGAGGCGATCGAGCACTGGAAGGCGCGCGGCGTCGACCTCTCGGCCGTGTTCGAGATGCCGGAGTGGGACGGCGGGCTGCGCTGCCAGACGCGCGCGCAGGAGCCCGTCCTCGACGACGCGCTCGACTGGGAGCTGCTGCGCGGCGCCGAGCCGGCGCTCGCCCGCGGCGAGCGTGTCGAGCTGAGCGCGACCGTGCGCAACGTCAACCGCACCGTCGGCGGAATCCTCTCCAGCCAGGTCGCCAAGCGGCTTGGCCCCGACGGCCTCGCGGAGGGGACGATCGAGGTCGCGCTGGAGGGCTCGGCCGGCCAGAGCTTCGGCGCGTGGCTGATGCCCGGCATCACCTTCACGCTCACGGGCGAGACGAACGACTACACCGGCAAGGGCCTCGCCGGCGGCGTGCTGACGGTGCGCCCCGCGCAGGACGCCGCCTTCGACGTCGAGGACTCCCCGATCGTCGGCAACACCGTGCTCTACGGCGCCACCGGCGGGCGCGCCTTCTTCCGCGGTCTCGCGGGCGAGCGCTTCGCCGTGCGCAACTCGGGCGCCCACGCCGTCGTCGAGGGCGTCGGCGACCACGGCTGCGAGTACATGACCGGCGGTCGCGTCGTCGTGCTCGGCGCCACCGGACGCAACTTCGCGGCGGGCATGAGTGGCGGCGTCGCATACGTCTACGACGAGCACAGCCGCTTCTCTGGCCTCTGCAACACCGAGCTGGTCGACCTCGACCCGCTCGACGAGCACGACGAGGCCGAGCTGAAGGATCTCGTCGCCGAGCACGCGCAGCGCACCGGATCGCAGATCGCGCAGCGCACGCTCGACGACTGGGACGCGTGCGCGTCGCGGTTCGTCAAGGTGATGCCGCGCGACTACAAGCGCGCGCTCGCCGAGACCGCCGCGCGCGAGCAGACCGAGACCGGTGTGGCGCAGCACGCGCCTGAGCCGGCCGAAGCCTGA
- a CDS encoding TetR/AcrR family transcriptional regulator, whose protein sequence is MTQTAAETGKRERTKAQNRRAILDAAREVFTEMGYDAASIRDVVRRTELASGTFYNYFPDKASVFHAVLEERTTELRRRLREVRLRETTLDAVVHEGFRVYFSFIVEDQPLFELLRRNAGTVQTMFDTPALEAGVYELFEDLSAVAARIDLSPAIDLDYLSAAMGGVAFELGIRMIEQPQPDVERTARFASELFLGGMTRLAGASAGSSAPA, encoded by the coding sequence GTGACGCAGACGGCTGCGGAGACCGGCAAGCGCGAGCGCACGAAGGCCCAGAACCGCCGCGCGATCCTCGACGCGGCGCGCGAGGTGTTCACCGAGATGGGCTACGACGCGGCGTCGATCCGTGACGTCGTCCGCCGCACGGAGCTCGCCTCGGGCACGTTCTACAACTACTTCCCGGACAAGGCGTCGGTCTTCCACGCGGTGCTGGAGGAGCGCACGACGGAGCTGCGCCGGCGCCTGCGCGAGGTGCGCCTGCGCGAGACGACGCTCGACGCGGTCGTGCACGAGGGCTTCCGCGTCTACTTCTCCTTCATCGTCGAGGACCAGCCGCTGTTCGAGCTGCTGCGCCGCAACGCCGGGACGGTGCAGACGATGTTCGACACGCCGGCGCTCGAGGCCGGCGTCTACGAGCTGTTCGAGGATCTCAGCGCGGTCGCGGCGCGGATCGACCTGTCGCCGGCGATCGACCTCGACTACCTGTCGGCGGCGATGGGCGGGGTCGCGTTCGAGCTGGGGATCCGGATGATCGAACAGCCGCAGCCGGACGTCGAGCGGACCGCGCGCTTCGCCAGCGAGCTGTTCCTCGGCGGGATGACGCGGCTTGCAGGCGCCTCGGCGGGCTCGTCGGCGCCGGCCTGA
- a CDS encoding flavin-containing monooxygenase encodes MTSTSQLPSVCIIGAGSSGIAAAKALHERGVPFDCFEKSDRVGGNWVFGNRNGMSSAYRSLHINTSRERMAYTDFPMPAWYPDFPHHTHIAAYFDDYVDHFGFRDAITFETGVERAERGADGVWSLTLDTGETRRYDALVVANGHHWDPRWPEPAYPGAFDGAQSHAHHYVDNRPFEGRRVLVVGIGNSAMDIAVESSFVSERTFLSSRRGAHVLPKYLFGRPLDQIGVNRFTGAIPWAARRVVLEGLYRLGVGRVEDYGLPKPDHKIGSAHPTISADFLNRIAHGEMQHKPNIASFEGGRVHFEDGTVEEIDAIVWCTGYKVTFPFFDEDLIAAPENDLPLFRRVFHPTLDNVFFVGLLQPLGAIMPLSEAQGNWIAEYLRGEYALPDPQALARDIERERRKMFKRYVASKRHTMQVDFDNYLHDLARERRAGVRRMREHGFALPVPARAGNEPAGAGAEVGTAS; translated from the coding sequence ATGACGTCGACGAGCCAGCTGCCGTCGGTCTGCATCATCGGTGCCGGCTCGTCCGGCATCGCCGCGGCGAAGGCCCTGCACGAGCGCGGGGTCCCGTTCGACTGCTTCGAGAAGTCCGACCGCGTCGGCGGCAACTGGGTCTTCGGCAACAGAAACGGGATGTCGTCGGCGTACCGCTCGCTGCACATCAACACGTCGCGCGAGCGAATGGCGTACACGGACTTCCCGATGCCGGCGTGGTATCCCGACTTCCCGCACCACACGCACATCGCGGCCTACTTCGACGACTACGTCGACCACTTCGGCTTCCGCGACGCGATCACGTTCGAGACGGGCGTGGAGCGGGCCGAGCGCGGCGCCGACGGCGTCTGGTCGCTCACGCTCGACACGGGGGAGACGCGCCGCTACGACGCGCTCGTCGTCGCCAACGGCCACCACTGGGACCCGCGCTGGCCCGAGCCGGCCTATCCGGGCGCGTTCGACGGCGCGCAGTCGCACGCGCACCACTACGTCGACAACAGACCGTTCGAGGGCAGACGCGTCCTCGTCGTCGGGATAGGCAACAGCGCGATGGACATCGCGGTCGAGTCGAGCTTCGTCTCCGAGCGCACGTTCCTCTCCTCGCGCCGCGGCGCGCACGTGCTGCCGAAGTACCTCTTCGGCCGCCCGCTCGACCAGATCGGCGTCAACCGCTTCACCGGCGCGATCCCATGGGCGGCGCGGCGCGTCGTGCTGGAGGGGCTCTACCGCCTCGGCGTCGGCCGCGTCGAGGACTACGGTCTGCCGAAGCCCGACCACAAGATCGGCTCGGCGCACCCGACGATATCGGCCGACTTCCTCAACCGGATCGCGCATGGCGAGATGCAGCACAAGCCGAACATCGCGTCGTTCGAAGGTGGCCGCGTGCACTTCGAGGACGGCACCGTCGAGGAGATCGACGCGATCGTCTGGTGCACGGGCTACAAGGTCACGTTCCCGTTCTTCGACGAGGACTTGATCGCGGCGCCCGAGAACGACCTGCCGCTGTTCCGCCGCGTCTTCCACCCGACGCTCGACAACGTCTTCTTCGTCGGGCTGCTGCAGCCGCTCGGCGCGATCATGCCGCTGTCGGAGGCGCAGGGCAACTGGATCGCCGAGTACCTGCGCGGCGAGTACGCGCTGCCCGACCCGCAGGCGCTCGCGCGCGACATCGAACGGGAGCGGCGCAAGATGTTCAAGCGCTACGTCGCCTCCAAGCGCCACACGATGCAGGTCGACTTCGACAACTACCTCCACGACCTCGCGCGCGAGCGGCGGGCGGGCGTGCGGCGGATGCGCGAGCACGGCTTCGCGCTGCCGGTGCCGGCGCGGGCCGGCAACGAGCCGGCCGGCGCCGGTGCGGAGGTCGGGACGGCATCGTGA
- a CDS encoding glycosyltransferase family 4 protein, whose amino-acid sequence MRSPAIRRHVLMGIAFFPRGGSAHVVRGLATTLPRHGWDVTVLTGSLAGRGDASRFYAGLDVRPLDFTAARAAPDPMLHDPPLHPSYEDRPGAPDRVFATLDEDAHERQVRAWAGALRRAGAAHADVLHLHHLTPLHEAAARVAPHVPVVGHLHGTELLMLERIADGAPASWTHAEQWAERMRAWAARCERTIVLTERQLPRVEELLDLPAERCVAIPNGTDVARFAHVDVDRRAHWRRHLVEQPRGWRPGGEEGSIAYTEADLAAFDGGGPTLLYVGRFTEVKRVGLLVRAFARAQRAFARRTPLVIVGGHPGEWEGEHPFDAIAASGARDVFLAGWHDQDALPEFLAAGDAIVLPSVREQFGQVLVEGMACELPAVAVDAMGPGEIVRDGETGWLVPPDDEDALAQALSEVVENPAERRRRGAAAHLDVVARFGRDAAAGRVASTYDAACSAHATPSGAPAVASG is encoded by the coding sequence ATGCGATCTCCTGCCATCCGGCGTCACGTGCTCATGGGCATCGCGTTCTTCCCTCGCGGCGGTTCCGCGCACGTCGTCCGCGGACTCGCGACGACGCTGCCGCGCCACGGCTGGGACGTCACCGTGCTGACAGGGTCGCTCGCGGGGCGCGGCGACGCGTCTCGCTTCTACGCCGGCCTCGACGTCCGGCCGCTCGACTTCACCGCCGCGCGCGCCGCGCCCGACCCGATGCTGCACGACCCGCCGCTGCACCCCTCCTACGAGGACCGTCCCGGCGCGCCCGACCGCGTCTTCGCGACGCTCGACGAGGACGCCCACGAGCGCCAGGTCCGAGCATGGGCGGGGGCGCTGAGGCGCGCCGGCGCGGCGCACGCCGACGTCCTCCACCTCCATCACCTGACACCGCTGCACGAGGCGGCCGCGCGCGTCGCGCCGCACGTGCCGGTCGTCGGCCACCTGCACGGGACCGAGCTGCTGATGCTGGAGCGGATCGCCGACGGCGCGCCCGCGAGCTGGACGCACGCCGAGCAGTGGGCGGAGCGGATGCGCGCCTGGGCCGCGCGCTGCGAGCGCACGATCGTGCTGACCGAGCGGCAGCTGCCGCGCGTCGAGGAGCTGCTCGACCTGCCGGCAGAACGCTGCGTCGCGATCCCCAACGGCACCGACGTGGCGCGCTTCGCCCACGTCGACGTCGATCGCCGCGCCCATTGGCGCCGCCACCTCGTCGAGCAGCCGCGCGGCTGGCGGCCGGGCGGTGAGGAGGGCTCGATCGCCTACACGGAGGCCGATCTCGCCGCATTCGACGGCGGCGGGCCGACGCTGCTCTACGTCGGCCGCTTCACCGAGGTCAAGCGCGTCGGGCTGCTGGTGCGGGCGTTCGCGAGAGCGCAGCGCGCGTTCGCGCGGCGCACGCCGCTCGTGATCGTCGGCGGCCACCCGGGCGAGTGGGAGGGGGAGCACCCGTTCGACGCGATCGCCGCCAGCGGCGCGCGCGACGTCTTTCTCGCCGGCTGGCACGACCAGGACGCGCTGCCGGAGTTCCTCGCCGCCGGCGACGCGATCGTGCTGCCGTCGGTCCGCGAGCAGTTCGGCCAGGTGCTCGTCGAGGGGATGGCCTGCGAGCTGCCGGCGGTCGCGGTCGACGCGATGGGACCCGGGGAGATCGTGCGCGACGGCGAGACCGGCTGGCTCGTCCCGCCGGACGACGAGGACGCCCTCGCACAGGCGCTCTCCGAGGTCGTCGAAAACCCCGCCGAACGCCGTCGCCGCGGGGCCGCAGCCCATCTCGACGTGGTCGCCCGCTTCGGTCGTGACGCCGCCGCGGGCCGTGTTGCGTCAACATATGACGCAGCGTGCAGCGCGCATGCGACTCCGAGCGGGGCTCCGGCAGTCGCATCCGGCTGA